The following proteins are encoded in a genomic region of Micrococcaceae bacterium Sec5.8:
- a CDS encoding YebC/PmpR family DNA-binding transcriptional regulator: protein MSGHSKWATTKHKKAILDSRRAKSFAKLIKNIEVAARMGGPDLAGNPGLELAVTKAKKTSVPADNIDRAIKRGAGLTGEVVDYTEIMYESRGPQGSALLIECLTDNKNRAASEVRLAISRNGGTIADPGSVSYLFSRKGVVSLQKNGLGEDDILMAVLDAGAEEVKDNGETFEIHSEPTDLQAIRDALKEAGIEYDTDEAEFVPSMQVPLDLEAAKKFLKLVDALEELDDVQNVYSNADLSDEVQAALEAE from the coding sequence ATGTCAGGCCACTCCAAATGGGCGACGACCAAGCATAAGAAGGCCATCCTCGACAGCCGCAGGGCCAAGTCGTTCGCCAAGCTGATCAAGAACATCGAAGTCGCTGCACGCATGGGCGGGCCGGACCTCGCCGGCAACCCCGGCCTGGAACTCGCCGTCACCAAAGCCAAGAAGACCTCCGTCCCCGCGGACAACATCGACCGTGCCATTAAGCGCGGTGCCGGCCTCACCGGCGAAGTGGTGGACTACACCGAGATCATGTACGAAAGCCGCGGCCCGCAGGGCTCCGCGCTGCTGATCGAGTGCCTTACGGACAATAAGAACCGTGCCGCCTCCGAGGTCCGGCTCGCCATCTCCCGCAACGGCGGGACCATCGCCGACCCCGGGTCGGTCAGCTACCTCTTCTCCCGCAAGGGCGTTGTCTCGCTGCAGAAAAACGGCCTGGGCGAGGACGACATCCTCATGGCCGTCCTCGATGCCGGGGCCGAGGAAGTCAAGGACAACGGCGAGACCTTTGAGATCCACTCCGAACCGACGGACCTGCAGGCCATCCGGGATGCGCTCAAGGAAGCCGGAATTGAGTACGACACCGACGAGGCCGAATTCGTGCCCTCCATGCAGGTGCCGCTGGACCTCGAGGCGGCCAAGAAATTCCTGAAGCTCGTCGATGCCCTTGAAGAGCTCGATGACGTCCAGAACGTGTACAGCAACGCCGATCTCAGCGACGAAGTGCAGGCCGCACTGGAAGCCGAGTGA
- the ruvB gene encoding Holliday junction branch migration DNA helicase RuvB, with the protein MAEPSVVAGGEEPEERVIEAALRPKNLHDFVGQHRVRKQLSLVLEASRMRGRSADHVLLSGPPGLGKTTLSMIIAAEMNAPLRISSGPAIQHAGDLAAILSSLSEGEVLFLDEIHRMSRPAEEMLYMAMEDFRVDIVVGKGAGATAIPLELPPFTLVGATTRAGLLPGPLRDRFGFTGHLEFYSVAELELVLRRSAGLLDLKVNSAGFSEIAGRSRGTPRIANRLLRRVRDWALVHGIEQIDARAASAALDMYEVDKRGLDRLDRAVLEALITKFGGGPVGLSTLAIAVGEETETVETVAEPYLVREGLLGRTPRGRIALAPAWTHLGFAVPPGIFAQDPLELFTAGDDTEPAAVAGGDADPEWIRNSQ; encoded by the coding sequence GTGGCTGAGCCGTCGGTCGTCGCCGGGGGAGAGGAACCGGAGGAGCGCGTCATCGAAGCCGCCCTTCGGCCCAAGAACCTGCACGACTTCGTGGGCCAGCACCGGGTCCGTAAACAGCTCTCGCTGGTTTTGGAGGCCTCCCGCATGCGGGGCCGCAGCGCCGACCACGTCCTGCTCTCCGGCCCGCCGGGACTGGGCAAGACCACGCTGTCGATGATCATTGCTGCTGAAATGAACGCCCCGCTGCGGATCAGCAGCGGCCCCGCCATCCAGCACGCCGGCGACCTTGCCGCCATTTTGTCCTCGTTGTCCGAAGGGGAAGTCCTTTTCCTTGACGAGATCCACCGGATGTCCCGGCCGGCCGAGGAAATGCTCTACATGGCGATGGAGGACTTCCGGGTCGACATCGTGGTCGGCAAGGGCGCCGGGGCCACCGCCATTCCCTTGGAACTTCCGCCGTTTACTTTGGTGGGCGCCACCACCCGCGCCGGCCTGCTTCCCGGTCCGCTCCGGGACCGCTTCGGCTTCACCGGGCACCTCGAGTTCTACTCAGTGGCCGAGCTCGAACTCGTGCTCCGGCGCTCCGCGGGCCTCCTGGACCTGAAGGTCAATTCCGCCGGGTTCAGTGAAATTGCGGGACGGTCCCGCGGGACGCCCCGTATCGCCAACCGCCTCCTGCGCCGGGTCCGCGACTGGGCCCTGGTGCACGGGATTGAGCAAATCGATGCCCGGGCCGCGTCCGCGGCGCTGGACATGTACGAAGTGGACAAACGTGGCCTGGACCGGCTGGACCGCGCCGTCCTCGAAGCCCTCATCACTAAATTCGGCGGCGGACCCGTGGGCCTGTCCACGCTGGCCATCGCCGTCGGCGAGGAAACAGAGACGGTGGAAACCGTCGCCGAGCCGTACCTCGTCCGCGAGGGCCTGCTGGGACGCACCCCGCGGGGGCGGATCGCCCTCGCCCCGGCCTGGACACACCTCGGGTTCGCCGTGCCGCCAGGCATCTTCGCGCAGGACCCGTTGGAACTGTTCACCGCCGGCGACGACACGGAGCCGGCGGCCGTGGCCGGCGGCGACGCTGATCCGGAATGGATCCGTAACAGTCAATAG
- the pdxT gene encoding pyridoxal 5'-phosphate synthase glutaminase subunit PdxT — MTNPTSVPPSRAGTGLRIGVLALQGDFREHLHAVEDAGATGIGVRRPAELEGLDGLVIPGGESTTIDKLSRAFGLREPLRKRIQDGLPVYGSCAGMILLAEEIADPARDLAGNPQQTFGGLDITVRRNAFGRQRESFETDLDFRGLDFSATANGVAPVHAVFIRGPWVERVGTGVEVLAKVEPAKASHPEALAGTARIVAVRSGKLLATSFHPEVTGEKRVHELFIRMIRGEA, encoded by the coding sequence ATGACCAACCCCACTTCTGTGCCCCCTTCCCGCGCGGGAACAGGCCTGCGGATTGGCGTTCTGGCACTTCAGGGCGATTTCCGCGAACACCTGCACGCGGTGGAAGACGCCGGCGCCACGGGCATTGGTGTCCGCCGGCCCGCCGAGCTCGAGGGCCTCGACGGCCTTGTGATCCCCGGCGGCGAATCCACCACCATCGACAAACTGTCCCGGGCCTTCGGGCTCCGCGAACCGCTGCGCAAGCGTATCCAGGACGGGCTGCCGGTCTACGGCTCCTGCGCCGGGATGATTCTCCTTGCCGAGGAAATCGCCGACCCCGCGAGAGACCTCGCCGGCAACCCGCAACAAACGTTTGGCGGTCTGGACATCACCGTGCGCCGGAACGCCTTCGGCCGGCAGCGCGAGTCCTTCGAAACCGACCTCGACTTCCGCGGCCTCGACTTCAGCGCCACCGCGAACGGGGTGGCCCCGGTGCACGCCGTCTTCATCCGCGGACCCTGGGTGGAACGCGTCGGCACCGGGGTGGAGGTGCTCGCCAAAGTGGAGCCCGCCAAGGCCTCCCACCCCGAGGCGCTGGCGGGGACGGCTAGAATTGTTGCAGTGCGTTCCGGCAAGCTGCTGGCCACCTCCTTCCACCCGGAAGTGACAGGGGAGAAGCGCGTGCACGAATTGTTTATTCGAATGATCAGAGGAGAAGCGTAA
- the secD gene encoding protein translocase subunit SecD, whose product MARTGPKNSALRVLVWLGVILAVLTAVLAGGTMAGQASWAPKLALDLEGGTQMILAPKVEGGSDINEEQLNQAVAIIRQRVDGSGVAEAEISTQSGRNVVVSLPGTPSKETRALIQASADMNFRPVLQAGPGAVVPTESLTPEDQLPKPTAEPTNGSDVNWVTPEIYKKFETLDCDNPSQDKQERSDPAKPLVTCEPAADGRPAVKYILGPVEVKGSDIAGSSFQLQRGAQGAVTNEWAVNIQFNEEGTAKFKTVTERLNEFYVAAGGASGSDPKSQFAIVLDDQVISAPRSQAVITDGRPQITGGFTEQSAKALSDQLRFGALPISFEIQSEQQISATLGGEQLRMGMLAGLIGLLLVVVYSLFQYRALGFVTVASLVVAGALTYLAIAILGWTENYRLSLAGVAGIIVAIGQTADSFIVYFERIRDELREGRGLVSAVENGWKRAKRTVLASKAVNLLAALVLYFVAVGNVRGFAFTLGLTAIADLIVVFMFTHPTLQLLARTKFFGEGHKFSGLDPKRLGAVPLYRGAGRIRTPEDKPATAPRGKNTGATAEAQRRMTIAERRLAERQGQDQQGQLAGSSKSTSKEGN is encoded by the coding sequence ATGGCACGAACTGGCCCCAAAAACTCAGCCCTCAGGGTGCTGGTCTGGCTCGGCGTTATCCTCGCCGTCCTGACCGCGGTCCTGGCCGGCGGCACGATGGCCGGCCAGGCGAGCTGGGCTCCCAAGCTCGCCCTGGACCTTGAAGGCGGCACCCAGATGATCCTGGCGCCCAAGGTTGAAGGCGGTTCGGACATCAACGAAGAACAGCTCAACCAGGCCGTGGCGATTATCCGTCAGCGCGTGGACGGATCAGGTGTCGCGGAAGCGGAAATCAGCACCCAGTCCGGACGCAACGTCGTCGTCAGCCTGCCGGGAACACCCTCCAAGGAGACCCGTGCGCTGATCCAGGCGTCCGCCGACATGAACTTCCGGCCCGTCCTCCAGGCCGGCCCGGGCGCAGTTGTCCCCACCGAGTCGCTGACTCCGGAGGACCAGCTGCCCAAGCCCACGGCGGAACCCACCAACGGCAGCGACGTCAACTGGGTTACCCCCGAGATTTACAAGAAGTTCGAGACGCTCGACTGCGACAACCCTTCGCAGGACAAGCAGGAACGCTCCGACCCGGCCAAGCCGCTGGTCACCTGCGAACCTGCAGCCGACGGCAGGCCCGCGGTGAAGTACATCCTCGGCCCGGTCGAGGTCAAGGGATCAGACATCGCGGGTTCGTCCTTCCAGCTCCAGCGCGGCGCCCAGGGTGCCGTGACCAACGAGTGGGCTGTGAACATCCAGTTCAACGAAGAGGGCACGGCCAAGTTCAAGACGGTCACCGAACGGCTGAACGAGTTCTATGTCGCCGCCGGCGGCGCCAGCGGCTCTGATCCCAAATCGCAGTTCGCCATTGTCCTGGACGACCAGGTCATTTCGGCCCCGCGGTCCCAGGCTGTCATCACCGACGGCCGCCCGCAGATCACCGGCGGATTCACGGAGCAGAGCGCCAAGGCCCTTTCGGACCAGCTCCGCTTCGGCGCCCTGCCTATCAGCTTCGAAATCCAGAGCGAACAGCAGATCTCGGCAACCCTCGGCGGGGAACAACTCCGGATGGGCATGCTGGCGGGTCTGATCGGTCTGTTGCTGGTGGTCGTGTATTCCCTGTTCCAGTACCGCGCCCTGGGCTTCGTCACTGTCGCTTCGCTCGTCGTCGCCGGGGCCCTGACCTACCTTGCTATTGCCATCCTCGGCTGGACCGAGAATTACCGGCTGTCCCTCGCCGGCGTCGCGGGCATCATCGTGGCCATCGGCCAGACGGCGGACTCCTTCATCGTCTACTTCGAACGTATCCGTGACGAACTCCGTGAGGGCCGCGGCCTGGTGTCGGCCGTCGAGAACGGCTGGAAGCGCGCCAAGCGTACCGTCCTGGCCTCCAAGGCCGTCAACCTGCTGGCCGCCCTGGTGCTGTACTTCGTGGCCGTGGGCAACGTCCGCGGTTTCGCGTTCACCCTCGGCCTGACCGCAATCGCCGACCTCATCGTCGTCTTCATGTTCACCCACCCCACCCTGCAGCTGCTGGCCCGCACCAAGTTCTTCGGTGAAGGCCACAAATTCTCGGGCCTGGACCCCAAGCGCCTGGGTGCGGTGCCCCTCTACCGGGGCGCCGGACGGATCCGCACGCCGGAGGACAAACCGGCCACGGCCCCCCGGGGCAAGAACACCGGCGCCACGGCCGAGGCCCAACGCCGGATGACCATTGCAGAACGACGCCTCGCGGAACGCCAGGGCCAGGATCAACAAGGACAACTTGCCGGCTCCTCCAAGAGCACATCCAAGGAGGGCAACTAA
- the ruvA gene encoding Holliday junction branch migration protein RuvA has product MISFLRGTVAHVGLASAVIDLNGAGMSVNATPQTLSRLRAGEEGKLFTSLIVREDSLTLFGFGSDDEREVFDILLSVSGVGPRLALAVLAVHEPEAIRVAAHSGDGKAFTKVPGIGPKVAGRIVLELAGKLVPHGTAASSTAPPASSESVWKPQVVAAMTSLGWSEKDATSSIEKSLADYPELAEKGNVAEILRATLRWLGQDGARAGNRAGARG; this is encoded by the coding sequence TTGATCAGTTTTCTCCGCGGAACCGTAGCGCACGTCGGCCTGGCTTCCGCCGTGATCGACCTCAACGGCGCCGGTATGAGCGTGAACGCCACCCCGCAGACCCTCAGCAGGCTGCGCGCCGGTGAGGAGGGAAAGCTCTTCACCTCCCTGATCGTGCGCGAGGACTCCCTCACCTTGTTCGGATTCGGCTCCGACGACGAACGCGAGGTCTTTGACATCCTTCTCAGCGTCAGCGGCGTCGGACCCCGGCTGGCCCTCGCCGTCCTGGCCGTGCACGAGCCCGAAGCAATCCGCGTCGCCGCGCACTCCGGGGACGGCAAAGCCTTCACCAAGGTGCCCGGCATCGGGCCCAAGGTGGCCGGGCGGATCGTCCTTGAACTGGCGGGAAAGCTGGTGCCGCACGGCACGGCCGCCAGTTCCACAGCGCCGCCGGCGTCGTCCGAGTCGGTCTGGAAGCCGCAGGTCGTCGCGGCCATGACGAGCCTGGGCTGGTCCGAGAAGGACGCGACGTCCAGCATCGAGAAGTCCCTCGCCGATTACCCGGAGCTGGCCGAGAAGGGCAATGTTGCCGAGATCCTGCGCGCCACCTTGCGCTGGCTGGGCCAGGACGGCGCCCGCGCCGGGAACAGGGCCGGCGCCCGTGGCTGA
- the yajC gene encoding preprotein translocase subunit YajC, with protein MTILLFAMLGVFVFMMFRRNKKTQQQQAKLQSTFAPGVEVMTSFGLYGRIVEIDEDENKVLLELSPGNTATVHRQAVTKIVEPVAAAEEPTVVPDDASSLTIDKAQSTAPVNDAPRVETSEETLRRLNDEGKKDS; from the coding sequence ATGACTATTCTGTTGTTCGCCATGCTCGGCGTCTTCGTCTTCATGATGTTCCGCCGCAACAAGAAGACCCAGCAGCAGCAGGCCAAGCTGCAGTCGACGTTTGCCCCCGGCGTCGAGGTCATGACCAGCTTCGGCCTGTACGGTCGGATCGTTGAGATTGACGAGGACGAGAACAAGGTCCTGCTCGAACTCTCCCCGGGCAACACCGCCACTGTGCACCGCCAGGCCGTCACGAAGATCGTTGAGCCGGTTGCCGCCGCCGAGGAGCCCACTGTCGTTCCGGACGACGCGTCCTCGCTGACCATCGACAAAGCGCAGAGCACCGCGCCCGTCAATGATGCCCCGCGGGTGGAGACATCGGAAGAAACCCTGCGCCGCCTCAACGACGAAGGCAAGAAAGACAGCTAG
- a CDS encoding bifunctional (p)ppGpp synthetase/guanosine-3',5'-bis(diphosphate) 3'-pyrophosphohydrolase, with amino-acid sequence MAPGQGSQTGVEAPGRADPPVPVDSSGARPTFPGRRERTRSRLARLTGRGAPAYSPILEPLLRTVRANNPKEDFDLIQRAFVVAESCHRGQKRKSGDPYITHPVAVATILAELGLSGTTLAAALLHDTVEDTSYTLEDLKGEFGPEVAMLVDGVTKLDKVSFGEAAQSETVRKMVVAMAKDIRVLMIKLADRLHNARTWRFVSAESSARKARETLEIFAPLAHRLGMNTIKWELEDLSFAALYPKVYEEIVRMVGDRTPEREKNLSVIRNQITEDLRAAKIKATITGRPKHYYSIYQKMIVRDKDFDDINDLMGVRVLVDSVRDCYAALGAMHSRWNPLPGRFKDYIAMPKFNMYQSLHTTVIGPGGKPVEIQIRTHEMHRRAEYGVAAHWKYKDQPNRAAAGPGSPRDGDMGWLRSLVDWQQETSDPGEFLDSLRFEINAREVFVFTPKGEVMALPAGSTPVDFAYAVHTEVGHRTIGARVNGKLVPLNSELNHGDWVEIFTSKAEGAGPSQDWQHFVKSARARNKIRQWFSKERREESIDRGKELLTKAMRKQNLPLQRLMTHDALAAIAEDFKYVDISGLYAGVGDGHTSAQSVMERLVESLGGNDTPEDDLTEVSIPTQVSKARYSDSGVVVRGVDDVWVKLARCCTPVPPDPILGFVTRGSGVSVHRTDCTNVSGLLEQPDRIVEVEWAPTQSSVFLVEIQVEALDRKSLLSDVTRILSENHVNILAASVHTSTDRVAISKFAFEMGDPKYLSHVLSAVRRIDGVFDVYRTTGNRRRN; translated from the coding sequence TTGGCTCCCGGCCAGGGCTCGCAGACTGGTGTGGAGGCTCCCGGACGCGCGGATCCGCCCGTCCCGGTCGACAGCTCCGGCGCCCGCCCCACCTTCCCCGGCCGCCGCGAACGGACCCGATCCCGCCTTGCGCGCCTGACCGGCCGCGGTGCGCCCGCGTACTCGCCCATCCTTGAGCCGCTGCTGCGCACCGTGCGGGCCAACAATCCCAAAGAGGATTTCGACCTCATCCAACGCGCCTTCGTCGTGGCGGAGAGCTGCCACCGCGGGCAGAAACGCAAAAGTGGCGACCCGTACATCACCCACCCCGTCGCGGTGGCCACCATCCTTGCCGAGCTGGGACTCAGCGGAACCACCCTGGCGGCGGCGCTCCTGCACGACACCGTCGAGGACACGTCCTACACCCTGGAGGATCTCAAGGGCGAGTTCGGGCCTGAGGTGGCCATGCTGGTGGACGGTGTTACCAAGCTTGACAAGGTCAGCTTCGGCGAGGCCGCCCAGTCAGAGACAGTGCGCAAAATGGTCGTGGCCATGGCCAAGGACATCCGGGTCCTGATGATCAAGCTGGCCGACCGGCTGCACAACGCCAGGACCTGGCGCTTCGTCTCGGCTGAATCCTCGGCGCGCAAGGCCCGGGAAACCTTGGAAATCTTTGCCCCGCTGGCGCACCGGCTCGGTATGAACACCATCAAGTGGGAACTGGAAGATCTCTCGTTCGCGGCCCTGTACCCGAAGGTTTACGAGGAAATCGTGCGCATGGTGGGGGACCGGACCCCCGAGCGCGAGAAGAACCTCTCCGTGATTCGGAACCAGATCACCGAGGACCTGCGCGCGGCCAAGATCAAGGCCACCATCACGGGCCGGCCGAAGCACTACTACTCGATCTACCAGAAGATGATCGTCCGGGATAAGGACTTCGACGACATCAACGACCTCATGGGCGTCCGCGTCCTGGTGGACTCCGTCCGGGATTGCTACGCAGCACTGGGCGCCATGCACTCCCGCTGGAACCCCCTTCCCGGGAGGTTCAAGGATTACATCGCGATGCCCAAGTTCAACATGTACCAGTCGCTGCACACCACGGTGATCGGCCCGGGCGGCAAGCCGGTGGAAATCCAGATCCGCACCCACGAAATGCACCGCCGCGCCGAATATGGCGTTGCCGCGCACTGGAAGTACAAGGACCAGCCGAACCGTGCGGCGGCCGGGCCGGGAAGCCCCCGCGACGGCGACATGGGCTGGCTGCGGTCGCTGGTGGACTGGCAGCAGGAAACCTCCGACCCCGGTGAGTTCCTTGATTCCCTGCGCTTTGAAATCAATGCCCGGGAAGTCTTCGTATTCACCCCGAAGGGTGAGGTCATGGCTTTGCCGGCCGGTTCCACGCCTGTGGACTTCGCCTACGCCGTCCATACCGAGGTGGGCCACCGGACCATTGGCGCCCGGGTCAACGGCAAACTGGTCCCGCTCAACAGCGAATTGAACCATGGCGACTGGGTGGAGATCTTCACTTCCAAAGCCGAAGGGGCGGGCCCCAGCCAGGATTGGCAGCATTTCGTCAAGAGCGCGCGGGCGCGCAACAAGATCCGCCAGTGGTTCAGCAAGGAACGCCGCGAAGAGTCAATTGATCGCGGCAAGGAACTGCTGACAAAGGCGATGCGGAAACAGAACCTGCCGTTGCAGCGCCTGATGACCCACGATGCCCTCGCCGCGATCGCCGAAGACTTCAAGTACGTCGACATTTCAGGTCTCTACGCCGGCGTGGGTGACGGCCATACGTCCGCCCAGTCCGTCATGGAACGCCTCGTCGAAAGCCTGGGCGGCAACGACACTCCCGAAGACGACCTCACTGAGGTGTCGATTCCCACCCAGGTCTCCAAGGCCCGGTACTCCGATTCGGGCGTCGTGGTCCGCGGAGTGGACGATGTGTGGGTCAAGCTCGCCCGCTGCTGCACTCCGGTTCCACCCGACCCGATCCTGGGTTTCGTGACCCGCGGCTCCGGCGTCTCTGTGCACCGCACGGACTGCACCAACGTCAGTGGCCTTTTGGAACAACCGGACCGGATCGTGGAGGTGGAGTGGGCTCCAACCCAGTCGAGCGTCTTCCTGGTCGAAATCCAGGTCGAAGCACTCGACCGCAAGTCGCTGCTCTCGGACGTGACCCGGATCCTGTCGGAGAACCACGTCAACATCCTGGCCGCCAGCGTGCACACGTCCACGGACCGGGTGGCCATCTCCAAGTTTGCTTTCGAGATGGGCGACCCCAAATACCTGAGCCACGTGTTGAGCGCCGTCCGCCGCATCGACGGAGTCTTCGACGTGTACCGGACCACCGGCAACCGGAGACGCAACTAG
- the ruvC gene encoding crossover junction endodeoxyribonuclease RuvC yields the protein MTLRVLGVDPGLTRCGIGVVDVEKNRRATMVAFGVVGTSPQESLDQRLLVIATSIDEWLDQYEPHVLAVERVFSQLNVSTVMGVAQASGVVIAAAARRGIPVALHTPSEVKAAVTGSGTSNKDAVTKLVTKILRLDAPPRPADAADALALAITHAWRAGSGASVATTGPGSLSLTPAQRAWADAEAKARRAR from the coding sequence GTGACCCTTCGCGTCCTCGGCGTCGACCCGGGCCTCACCCGCTGCGGGATCGGCGTCGTGGACGTCGAGAAGAACCGCCGCGCCACCATGGTGGCGTTCGGCGTCGTCGGAACCTCTCCGCAGGAGAGCCTGGACCAGCGCCTGCTCGTGATCGCCACCTCCATTGACGAGTGGCTGGACCAATACGAACCGCACGTCCTCGCCGTCGAGCGGGTGTTCTCCCAACTCAATGTCAGCACCGTCATGGGCGTGGCGCAGGCATCCGGCGTCGTGATCGCCGCCGCCGCGCGGCGCGGCATCCCGGTAGCGCTGCACACCCCGTCCGAGGTCAAAGCGGCCGTGACCGGCAGCGGAACCTCGAACAAGGACGCAGTCACCAAGCTGGTTACCAAGATTCTTCGCCTCGATGCCCCGCCCCGCCCCGCCGACGCCGCCGACGCCCTGGCGCTGGCGATTACCCATGCGTGGCGGGCCGGGAGCGGCGCGTCGGTGGCTACCACCGGGCCGGGCAGTCTGTCGCTCACCCCGGCCCAGCGGGCCTGGGCGGACGCTGAGGCGAAGGCGCGCCGCGCGCGCTGA
- the secF gene encoding protein translocase subunit SecF, whose protein sequence is MAVSFANFGNELYTGKRSYDFVDSKKIWFLIAGVLVALSILLPVVKGGFNLGIEFRGGSEFTVSNVKTTDATVGEKAVTDVVPGSIPRVANVAGSTMRIQTDKLTEDETLQIKAGLTQAYGVTDNEVTSNFVGPTWGADVTKQALLGLAIFVALAAVLMALYFRTWKMSLSALVGMLVTMFITAGVYALSDFEVTPSAIIGFLTVLSYSLYDTVVVFDKIRENTADLQASTRRTFGEEVNLAVNQTLVRSINTMMVAILPVGAILFIGAGLLGAGTLRDLSLALFVGILIGTAATIFIAAPLYAWLRQGEPELVKQAARVHQRRAHAAAKSDSAASPATA, encoded by the coding sequence ATGGCCGTCAGTTTCGCCAATTTCGGCAATGAGCTCTACACAGGCAAGCGCTCCTACGACTTCGTCGACTCCAAGAAGATATGGTTCCTGATCGCAGGCGTCCTGGTGGCGCTCTCGATCCTGCTTCCGGTGGTCAAGGGCGGCTTCAACCTCGGCATCGAGTTCCGGGGCGGTTCGGAATTCACCGTTTCCAACGTCAAAACCACCGACGCGACCGTCGGTGAGAAAGCGGTCACGGACGTCGTTCCCGGCAGCATCCCGCGGGTGGCGAACGTCGCCGGCAGCACCATGCGCATCCAGACGGACAAGCTGACCGAAGATGAGACACTCCAGATCAAAGCGGGCCTGACCCAGGCGTACGGCGTGACCGACAACGAGGTAACGTCCAACTTCGTCGGCCCTACCTGGGGTGCTGACGTCACCAAGCAGGCGCTGCTCGGCCTGGCGATCTTCGTTGCCCTCGCCGCGGTGCTCATGGCGCTCTACTTCCGGACCTGGAAGATGTCACTCTCCGCCCTGGTGGGCATGCTTGTGACAATGTTCATCACAGCCGGCGTCTACGCCCTCAGTGATTTCGAGGTCACGCCTTCGGCCATCATCGGCTTCCTCACCGTCTTGAGCTACTCCCTGTATGACACCGTGGTGGTCTTCGACAAGATCCGGGAGAACACCGCGGATCTGCAGGCATCGACCCGCCGGACCTTCGGCGAGGAGGTCAACCTGGCCGTCAACCAGACTCTGGTCCGCTCCATCAACACCATGATGGTTGCGATTCTTCCGGTCGGGGCCATCCTCTTCATCGGCGCGGGCCTGCTGGGTGCCGGCACCCTCCGGGACCTGTCGTTGGCCTTGTTTGTGGGCATCTTGATCGGCACGGCCGCGACGATTTTCATCGCGGCGCCGCTTTACGCCTGGCTGCGCCAGGGCGAACCGGAGCTGGTCAAGCAGGCCGCGCGCGTGCACCAGCGCCGCGCCCATGCTGCTGCGAAATCCGACTCCGCAGCATCGCCCGCCACGGCCTAG